A segment of the Thermococcus sp. genome:
TCATATTCTCTGATCTTCCCGCTCAGTGAGTCCTCAAGAGTCTCGAGAAGCGCGTTGTCAGCAACTTCAAATATCAACTCCTCAAGTTCATAGCTCTTTGGGTCAACCCATACTCCCCTCTTCTTGTAGCTCCCACAGTTCTGGCAGAGCTCGGTGTTTATCTCGTCTCCAATTAGAAGGACAGGGTTCTCCTTGCGGTAGCACACTTGGCAGAGTCCCTCGATTAGAGGACCACCTTCATCCTCGCTTATTCCACATCTGTAGCAGAACCTCTCGCCCATGTTCCCACCGGTGGTAAAAACGGGGCCGTGCTTAAAAACGTTGAAGTTATTGGAGTCAAAAGAACAGCCGGGCCATCTGAGCGTGTGGAATCCCATCCACGTAGAGCACTCGATTCCTATCAATGTAGCCAAGCTCAACGGCTTTCGAGACACAGTGCTCTCCCGTAAGGTTGGCTATGGTTGCATCTGCCAAGAGACTTTCCAATGCATCCTCCTCCACGAGTTCACCTTTGTAAAATCGTTCTTTGACCTCGAGCTTGATTTCACCCTCCCTGAATGTCTTCCCAAGCAGTTCCTCGTCGCATGCCGCCAAAAGAACCTCACCCTGAGTGCGATAGACTTTAACATATATCACAACTTCCACCTGCAGGAGAAACGCGTGGTGCCTTAAAAGCTTGTGCCTGCAAAACAAAAGGATGAAGGGAGGCATCAGCCCTCCTTCTGCATGTCCTCGATTGCCCCCTGAAGGAGCCTCACCGCCTTCAGTTCGTGGACGTAGGCCTGCCTAAGTGGCATTATAAGGCTCGGGTCGCCGAGGTGTATGATTATGTTACCGCCTGCAAGGTCTAGTGCTTTCTGGTAATACTGGGCCGCTGTCTCGTTAAGACTCTTAGCCTGCTCAAGGATAGTATCGTTGACGCCGAGCTTGAAGGCCTCACTGTAAAGCTTCTCAAACTGCTGGCTGTACATGTTGTAATAGCGGTAGCCAATGTAGTTAAGGGTGGACAGCGGGATCTGTGGGATAGCGAAGTCTACCTTTATGCTAACCGGTGAAGCGAACTTGACCGTGACAAACAGGTAAACTGCGTAGGTTTTCTTGACTGTGTACCAGGATATCAAGTGATCCCTGGGTACGACCACAACACTGTTCACCTTGGAGTCCTCTGGGAGGATAATCATCATGGTGGCGTTTGTTCCGTGGGTGCCGTTAA
Coding sequences within it:
- a CDS encoding DUF424 domain-containing protein, with protein sequence MIYVKVYRTQGEVLLAACDEELLGKTFREGEIKLEVKERFYKGELVEEDALESLLADATIANLTGEHCVSKAVELGYIDRNRVLYVDGIPHAQMARLFF